In a genomic window of Bradyrhizobium ontarionense:
- a CDS encoding SLC13 family permease, producing the protein MSTLVHAASETTGASTRKLLTVLIGLAIMAAIVLAPAPAGLSPAGQRVIAVMTFVVLMWITEAIPYGVSAVALVLLLILALGFSPAGSDPGAILGTAKAIPLALSGFSNGGWLFVAAGLAMAAAITSTGLEKRVAYLILRLVGANTHAIMLGIILTAFALTFFIPSVIARAATLVPIVIGLIEAFGLPRDSQIGKAMLLLAGILPSVTGVGVLTGAAPNPVMVNFLTGAGQPQLGYLDWLIDLFPYTVVFSVGLYVLATRLFKFEFSEMPGGSGYIAARLAELGPMSTAEKRASVIMTLTIVLWATDKIHHVEASAISALCVLLLVMPGVGVTTCNDLYKRIDWNSILLFGAGISMAEMLTRTGGAAWLAKVAFVESGMGGLSVTALAIMIYVVVFFVRFCFTSITSCLTAITPAIIGFLVSLHNPDIPITGIVLGVALIAQCLAIIPVTSAPAMIAYGTGGFTTRDMMRLGLPLAVIMYGLIVLFMFTYWPLVGLWK; encoded by the coding sequence ATGTCGACGCTGGTTCATGCTGCGTCCGAAACAACAGGGGCTTCCACCAGGAAACTTCTGACCGTGCTGATCGGTCTCGCCATCATGGCGGCCATCGTCTTGGCGCCGGCGCCGGCGGGCCTGTCGCCGGCAGGCCAGCGCGTCATCGCGGTGATGACCTTCGTGGTGCTGATGTGGATCACCGAGGCGATCCCCTACGGCGTCAGCGCGGTCGCGCTGGTGCTGCTGCTGATCCTCGCACTCGGCTTCTCGCCGGCCGGAAGCGACCCGGGGGCCATTCTTGGAACAGCAAAGGCCATACCCCTTGCGCTCAGCGGCTTTTCCAACGGCGGCTGGCTGTTCGTTGCGGCAGGTCTGGCGATGGCTGCAGCGATCACGAGCACGGGGCTGGAGAAGCGCGTGGCCTATCTGATCTTGAGGCTCGTCGGCGCAAACACCCACGCCATCATGCTCGGCATCATTCTCACCGCCTTCGCGCTGACGTTCTTCATCCCGTCTGTGATCGCGCGTGCGGCAACCCTGGTTCCGATCGTGATCGGCCTGATCGAGGCATTCGGTCTGCCGCGCGATAGCCAGATCGGCAAGGCGATGCTTCTTCTCGCCGGCATCCTTCCATCGGTGACCGGCGTCGGCGTTCTCACCGGCGCGGCGCCCAATCCCGTGATGGTCAATTTCCTGACCGGAGCCGGTCAGCCGCAGCTCGGCTATCTCGACTGGCTGATCGATCTGTTTCCCTACACGGTGGTGTTTTCCGTCGGCCTGTACGTCCTGGCCACGCGGCTGTTCAAGTTCGAGTTCTCGGAAATGCCCGGAGGCAGCGGCTACATCGCGGCCCGTCTCGCCGAGCTGGGGCCGATGTCGACGGCCGAGAAGAGGGCGTCGGTCATCATGACGCTGACGATCGTGCTTTGGGCAACGGACAAGATCCATCACGTCGAGGCGTCCGCCATCTCGGCGCTCTGCGTCCTGCTGCTCGTCATGCCGGGGGTCGGGGTCACTACCTGCAACGATCTCTACAAGCGGATCGACTGGAACTCGATCCTTCTGTTCGGTGCAGGAATTTCGATGGCTGAGATGTTGACCAGGACCGGCGGAGCGGCGTGGCTCGCCAAGGTCGCCTTCGTCGAGTCCGGAATGGGAGGCTTGTCGGTGACGGCGCTGGCGATCATGATCTACGTCGTCGTGTTCTTCGTGCGCTTCTGCTTCACCAGCATCACGTCGTGCCTCACGGCAATCACGCCCGCGATCATCGGCTTCCTGGTGTCTCTGCACAATCCGGATATTCCCATCACCGGGATCGTTCTTGGTGTTGCCCTCATTGCCCAATGCCTGGCCATCATTCCAGTGACGTCTGCCCCCGCCATGATCGCCTACGGCACCGGAGGCTTCACGACCCGCGACATGATGCGGCTCGGACTCCCGCTCGCCGTGATCATGTACGGCCTGATCGTGCTGTTCATGTTCACTTACTGGCCGCTGGTGGGTCTCTGGAAGTGA
- a CDS encoding alpha/beta hydrolase, with protein sequence MRRISLIATGSWLLAFASLALAQAPVRLPTVAAERAFFYVGGRYVGEPGKELMRGQMYVEYLAPKTITQKYPLVLIHGAMQTATNWMMTPDGREGWAEYFLEQGYAVYLVDQPARGRSAWHPNVDGALRNFTASQLERQFTASERFNQWPQATKHTQWPGSGEGKGRMGDPIFDAFYATQVDSLASDEETQSLMQSAGAALLDRIGPAILLTHSQAGPLGWAIAEARPALVKAIVAVEPSGPPFENAVTSTNKARAWGVTDIPMTYDPPISAASELRTVKQPQPDAPDLTACILQAEPARKLKNLMGRPTLVVTAEASYHAVYDQCTAGYLEQAGVSVQTMRLGDRGIHGNGHMVMLELNNLDIAAALAAWLRENVK encoded by the coding sequence ATGAGAAGAATTTCGTTGATCGCGACCGGCTCGTGGCTGCTCGCCTTCGCATCACTTGCGCTGGCGCAGGCCCCAGTCAGGCTTCCGACCGTGGCCGCCGAGCGCGCCTTCTTCTATGTCGGCGGCCGCTACGTTGGGGAGCCCGGCAAGGAGCTCATGCGGGGCCAGATGTATGTGGAGTATCTGGCGCCGAAGACGATCACGCAGAAATACCCGCTGGTCCTGATTCACGGCGCAATGCAGACGGCGACCAACTGGATGATGACTCCGGACGGCCGGGAGGGCTGGGCGGAGTATTTCCTCGAGCAAGGCTACGCCGTCTACCTGGTCGATCAACCCGCGCGTGGCCGTTCGGCCTGGCATCCGAACGTTGACGGCGCCTTGCGGAACTTCACTGCCTCGCAGCTGGAGCGGCAATTCACAGCGTCCGAACGCTTCAACCAGTGGCCGCAGGCGACCAAGCACACGCAGTGGCCGGGTTCGGGCGAGGGCAAGGGGCGCATGGGCGATCCCATCTTCGATGCGTTCTATGCCACTCAGGTCGACTCGCTGGCGAGTGACGAGGAGACGCAGAGCCTGATGCAATCTGCCGGCGCCGCACTGCTCGACCGGATCGGTCCGGCGATCCTGCTGACCCATTCGCAGGCCGGGCCGCTCGGCTGGGCCATCGCGGAGGCGCGGCCGGCCCTGGTCAAGGCGATCGTCGCCGTCGAGCCAAGCGGTCCTCCGTTCGAGAACGCCGTGACCAGCACCAACAAGGCGAGAGCATGGGGCGTGACCGACATTCCCATGACCTACGATCCTCCGATCTCCGCCGCGTCCGAGCTACGCACCGTGAAGCAGCCGCAGCCCGATGCTCCCGATCTCACGGCTTGCATCCTGCAGGCGGAGCCGGCGCGAAAATTGAAGAACCTGATGGGGCGGCCGACGCTCGTCGTCACCGCCGAAGCGTCCTACCACGCGGTGTACGACCAATGCACGGCGGGATATCTGGAGCAGGCCGGTGTCTCCGTTCAGACCATGCGGCTGGGGGATCGTGGCATCCACGGCAATGGCCACATGGTGATGCTTGAGCTCAACAATCTCGACATCGCGGCCGCATTGGCGGCCTGGTTGAGGGAGAACGTGAAATAG
- a CDS encoding molybdate ABC transporter substrate-binding protein: MIHSFAVRALACAALLSMPMATADADELKILTTGILKGSFTEIASSFERETGHRITMSWGPSSGNSPEASQVRVKNGEHVDVLIMVNTGMDELIKGGYFAPVERKDVAVSKIGVAVKAGHRLPDISTEAALRQALLDATSIGYSEGASGTYVANVLLKKLGIADQVAGKSHVILGRKFVGEAIASGEVELGLQQISELRLEPGIIVVGPLPDDLQKKSVVSAAVSSKAASVDVAKQFLAYLTSPAATESMQKSGLDLP, encoded by the coding sequence ATGATCCATTCATTTGCGGTCCGTGCGCTCGCGTGCGCTGCGCTGCTGTCGATGCCAATGGCGACGGCTGATGCCGACGAGCTCAAGATCCTGACCACCGGCATCCTGAAAGGATCGTTCACAGAGATCGCGAGCAGCTTCGAGCGCGAGACCGGTCACAGGATCACGATGTCCTGGGGACCGTCATCAGGCAATTCCCCCGAAGCCAGCCAGGTCCGTGTGAAGAACGGCGAGCATGTCGACGTGCTGATCATGGTCAACACCGGGATGGATGAGTTGATCAAGGGCGGATACTTCGCCCCGGTCGAGCGCAAGGACGTCGCCGTGTCCAAGATCGGCGTTGCGGTGAAAGCCGGGCACAGGCTACCGGACATCTCGACGGAAGCAGCGCTTCGCCAGGCACTCCTCGATGCGACGTCGATCGGCTATTCCGAGGGAGCCAGCGGGACGTATGTTGCCAATGTCCTGCTCAAGAAGCTCGGCATCGCCGACCAGGTTGCGGGCAAGAGCCACGTCATACTGGGCCGCAAGTTTGTTGGAGAAGCCATCGCCAGCGGCGAGGTCGAGCTCGGTCTCCAGCAGATCAGCGAGCTGCGGCTGGAGCCGGGAATCATTGTCGTTGGACCGCTGCCCGACGATCTGCAGAAGAAGAGCGTCGTGTCAGCCGCCGTGTCGTCCAAAGCGGCCAGCGTGGACGTCGCAAAGCAATTTCTTGCCTATCTGACGTCACCAGCTGCGACGGAGTCGATGCAGAAGAGCGGGCTGGACCTGCCGTAG
- a CDS encoding AMP-binding protein has protein sequence MSHQLHSFPVVCEQTLLTLSRYPQRTAFSWPGGSLSYQGAIDLIGRLQSVFMHLALPPGTRVALLTANRADTWCAGIAAQLSRLAITWLHPLGSLEDQLFQLADSESQVLVVDTAAFRDRGGELASRADGVRHVFTLGPADYGIDLLAAIDRAGHASARNFATPDDLATLNYTGGTTGKSKGALRRHQEYGGFATAILADFEIPDQARYLTVAPISHVAGTKVLPTLMRGGTVHMLKGFDPEAVLSTIARERINFTLFVPTMIYVLLDHPALDRTDLSSLELVLYGASAMSPTRLVEGIARIGPVFSQLYGQTECYPVSVLRKADHDPKQQELFLSCGFPIAACDAKILDDDDQEVAQGEAGEICVRAPHVMAEYWKRPDITAETLKNGWLHTGDIARRDERGYLYILDRKKDMIVSGGFNIFPREIEDVLTQHADVAMCAVVGVPDDKWGEAVTAIVVPRAGAQIDANELIALVKARKGSAHAPKHVEFVKELPVTGVGKVDKKVLRARYWEGRDRMVG, from the coding sequence ATGAGCCATCAGCTCCATTCGTTCCCCGTGGTCTGCGAGCAGACCCTGCTGACGCTGTCGCGCTACCCGCAGCGCACCGCCTTCAGCTGGCCGGGCGGATCGCTGTCCTATCAGGGCGCGATCGACCTGATCGGCCGCCTGCAGAGCGTGTTCATGCATCTGGCGCTGCCGCCGGGAACACGCGTCGCCCTGCTCACGGCCAATCGCGCCGATACGTGGTGCGCCGGCATCGCCGCGCAGCTGTCGCGGCTCGCGATCACCTGGCTGCATCCGCTGGGATCGCTGGAGGATCAACTGTTCCAGCTCGCGGATTCCGAGTCGCAGGTGCTGGTGGTCGATACGGCCGCGTTCCGCGACCGCGGCGGCGAGCTGGCTTCGCGGGCCGACGGCGTCCGCCATGTGTTCACGCTGGGGCCGGCCGACTACGGCATCGACCTGTTGGCCGCGATCGACCGCGCCGGCCACGCCAGCGCGCGCAATTTCGCGACGCCCGATGATCTCGCGACCTTGAACTACACCGGCGGCACCACCGGCAAGTCGAAGGGCGCGCTGCGCCGGCATCAGGAATATGGCGGCTTCGCCACCGCGATCCTGGCTGATTTCGAGATCCCCGATCAGGCACGCTATCTGACGGTGGCGCCGATCAGCCATGTCGCCGGCACCAAGGTGCTGCCGACCCTGATGCGCGGCGGCACCGTGCACATGCTCAAAGGCTTCGATCCGGAGGCCGTGCTTTCGACGATCGCGCGCGAGCGCATCAACTTCACGCTGTTCGTGCCGACCATGATCTACGTGCTGCTCGATCACCCCGCGCTCGACCGGACCGACCTGTCCTCGCTCGAGCTCGTGCTGTATGGCGCCTCGGCGATGTCGCCGACGCGGCTGGTCGAAGGCATCGCGCGCATCGGCCCGGTGTTCTCGCAGCTCTACGGCCAGACCGAGTGCTATCCGGTCTCGGTGCTGCGCAAGGCCGATCACGATCCGAAGCAGCAGGAGCTGTTCCTGTCCTGCGGCTTCCCGATCGCGGCCTGCGACGCCAAGATTCTCGACGACGATGATCAGGAGGTGGCGCAGGGCGAGGCCGGTGAGATCTGCGTGCGCGCGCCGCACGTGATGGCGGAGTACTGGAAGCGGCCGGACATCACGGCCGAGACCTTGAAGAACGGCTGGCTGCACACCGGCGACATCGCCCGCCGCGACGAGCGCGGCTACCTGTACATCCTCGACCGCAAGAAGGACATGATCGTCTCCGGCGGTTTCAACATTTTTCCGCGCGAGATCGAGGATGTGCTGACCCAGCATGCCGACGTCGCGATGTGCGCCGTGGTCGGCGTGCCCGACGACAAATGGGGCGAGGCCGTCACCGCGATCGTGGTGCCGCGCGCGGGCGCGCAGATCGACGCGAACGAGCTGATCGCGTTGGTCAAGGCGCGCAAGGGCTCCGCCCATGCCCCTAAGCACGTCGAGTTCGTCAAGGAACTGCCGGTGACCGGCGTCGGCAAGGTCGACAAGAAGGTGCTGCGCGCGCGGTATTGGGAAGGGCGCGATCGGATGGTGGGGTAG